The following are from one region of the Coffea eugenioides isolate CCC68of chromosome 2, Ceug_1.0, whole genome shotgun sequence genome:
- the LOC113759894 gene encoding uncharacterized protein LOC113759894: MGRIIAHDIVVHYMGNTVRIPNVDPKNYQYIDLLGDVTDKAMNDLPGNLNMLVHMKCAIPRTTSFMDINSDKSVSDMFKLHEQDLVINLYLLHLDIIPTTEENMVDNRNNQLQDAQKDKGIEKAPILVVDSEGDDEIYASSSDDSWKDDMDSDLEDVIAEDRALISSSDKEENDLSDYEEIEDAQVGPDSESDQESDPLRAIMLSKMWTYNPREDIEFEKGMLFTNVDAFRAVLKDYAIQKGFPLVRLKNEKSRCTAKCGAEGCNWRIHASPVADTTTFMVKTYTPEHTCVMDRKNSEATSDWIAKKLISVMRDHPEMTSKGVKAEMQKYGVLPSRMQIYRAKKKALEQIEGSHSEAYGRLPKYAELLRINNPGSIMKIRYDRPNLLMEPKFLRLFISFKAQRDGFLAGCRPFIGFDGCHLKGAFGGILLTAVALDGNNSLFPLAFAVVECENKEAWSWFFYYFQDFFGPFPNNIPLTFMSDRQKGLNLAYEEQVPQAAARYCDWHIYSNFKVKFPGLLLRRFFWQAAKSYDLIGHNEAMEKIKNINIDAWRYLANIPKCNWARHAFSVEIKCDHVTNNFTESFNAWVGELRGKNILALADGLRQKFMKKLHKRYQKGCTWTSRLTPHVTGKLKDIASESRKCSLTMASENTFEVADVDKSYIVKLHERTCECGAFQLTGIPCKHAALGAIYRREKLESYCDAAFSRDQYLKTYAFMINPIPHMNRWPPMEDVTPAVVLPPPLRRRAGELVKELLLLKKEAAVPLQIR, from the exons ATGGGAAGAATTATTGCACATGATATTGTAGTTCATTACATGGGAAACACTGTCAGAATTCCAAATGTCGATCCAAAGAACTACCAATATATTGACCTTCTCGGTGATGTTACTGATAAGGCAATGAATGATTTGCCTGGAAATTTGAACATGCTTGTGCATATGAAATGTGCGATTCCTAGAACAACAAGCTTTATGGACATCAATAGTGACAAATCAGTATCTGATATGTTCAAACTTCATGAGCAAGATCTTGTTATAAACTTGTACTTGCTGCACCTGGATATTATTCCTACTACAGAGGAGAATATGGTAGACAATAGGAATAACCAACTTCAGGATGCACAGAAAGACAAAGGAATCGAAAAAGCTCCTATTCTTGTAGTTGACAGTGAGGGTGATGATGAGATTTATGCTTCTAGTTCTGATGACTCTTGGAAAGATGACATGGATAGTGACTTAGAAGATGTCATAGCTGAAGATAGGGCCTTAATTTCTTCCAGTGACAAGGAGGAAAATGACTTGTCTGATTATGAGGAGATTGAGGATGCACAAGTTGGGCCTGATTCAGAATCTGACCAAGAATCAGATCCTTTGAGAGCAATCATGCTGTCAAAAATGTGGACTTACAATCCAAGAGAGGACATTGAGTTTGAGAAAGGAATGCTATTTACTAATGTGGATGCATTTAGAGCAGTGTTAAAAGACTATGCTATTCAAAAAGGATTTCCATTGGTGaggttgaaaaatgaaaaaagcaGATGCACTGCTAAGTGTGGAGCTGAGGGTTGTAATTGGAGGATTCATGCATCCCCAGTTGCTGATACAACCACATTCATGGTTAAGACATATACACCTGAGCATACGTGTGTGATGGATAGGAAAAACTCAGAAGCAACATCAGATTGGAttgcaaaaaaattaatttctgttATGAGAGATCACCCAGAGATGACAAGCAAGGGAGTAAAGGCTGAAATGCAGAAGTATGGAGTCTTGCCAAGTAGAATGCAAATTTACAGGGCAAAAAAGAAAGCCTTGGAACAAATAGAAGGCTCACACAGTGAAGCCTATGGAAGGTTACCAAAATATGCTGAACTTTTGAGGATTAATAACCCGGGAAGCATCATGAAAATTCGCTACGATAGGCCAAACCTTCTTATGGAGCCTAAATTTCTGAGATTGTTCATAAGTTTCAAGGCACAAAGAGATGGTTTCCTAGCAGGTTGCAGGCCATTTATTGGATTTGATGGCTGCCATTTGAAAGGTGCATTTGGGGGCATTCTGTTGACTGCTGTTGCTCTTGATGGGAACAACAGTTTGTTTCCATTAGCTTTTGCTGTTGTTGAGTGTGAAAACAAGGAAGCTTGGAGTTGGTTTTTTTACTATTTTCAGGATTTCTTTGGACCTTTTCCAAACAATATTCCACTCACCTTCATGAGTGATAGGCAGAAG GGACTAAACCTTGCATACGAGGAACAAGTGCCACAAGCTGCTGCACGATACTGTGATTGGCACATCTATAGCAACTTCAAAGTGAAATTTCCAGGATTGCTTCTAAGAAGATTTTTTTGGCAAGCAGCTAAAAGCTATGATCTGATAGGACACAATGAGGCTatggaaaaaataaagaatattaACATAGATGCTTGGAGATACTTAGCAAACATTCCTAAGTGTAATTGGGCAAGGCATGCATTTTCTGTTGAAATTAAGTGTGATCATGTCACCAACAATTTCACAGAATCTTTTAATGCATGGGTTGGTGAACTGAGAGGAAAGAATATACTTGCTCTGGCTGATGGACTGAGGCAAAAATTCATGAAGAAACTACATAAGAGGTATCAAAAAGGCTGCACATGGACATCTAGACTTACTCCACATGTTACTGGTAAGCTGAAGGATATTGCATCTGAATCAAGAAAGTGTTCATTGACAATGGCAAGTGAGAACACATTTGAAGTAGCAGATGTGGATAAGTCCTATATAGTCAAGCTGCATGAGAGGACATGTGAATGCGGGGCTTTCCAGTTGACTGGCATTCCTTGCAAACATGCTGCACTAGGAGCTATTTACAGAAGGGAGAAACTGGAAAGTTATTGTGATGCAGCTTTTTCAAGAGATCAGTATTTGAAAACATATGCATTCATGATCAACCCAATTCCACATATGAATAGGTGGCCTCCTATGGAAGATGTGACACCAGCAGTAGTTTTGCCACCACCACTTAGAAGAAGAGCTG GAGAACTTGTCAAGGAGCTCCTGTTGCTGAAAAAAGAGGCAGCAGTACCTCTGCAAATCAGGTAG